The sequence acaagagaagccaccacaatgagaagtccaagcGCTGCAACAAAGAGAAGCCTCCATTCACCaccactggagaaagcccacgagcagcaacaaagactcagtgcagccaaaaataaataaaaatgtaaaaaatactaagcagcattcattcactcaacaattgCATGATGGccatgttccaggcactggggTATGCACTGTATACATTAGCTATTGCTGCAAAGCAAATCACCCCCAAATCTAGTGTCTTATGATGTCTCACAATTTCTACAAGCCAGAGGCTTGACTGTGTGGTTCTGACTCAGGATCTGTCATGAGGTTGCAGGCAGGACGTTGCCTGAGTCTGTGGTCATCTGAAGGCTCCACCAAGGCTGGAGGATCTGTTCCAAGGTGGGTCACTCACACGCTGGCAAGTTGGTGCTGGCTGTTGAGGAGGGGCAGAAGTTCCTTCCTATGTGGACACTCCATGGGGCTTCCTATGATGTCCCTCATCACAACATCACAACGTGGTGACTGTCTCCCCTCAGAGTCCAAGAGAGAGCAGGATGAAAGCCACTGTGGCCTTTATGCTCTACATTTGGGAGTTAGATACCATGACTTTCACAATAGCCTATTGATCACATTGGTCAGCCCTCTTCAATATGAGAGGGACCACATGAGGTTATGAGTACCAGAGATAAGGATCAATGTCTGAGGCTGGCTACCACACTGTAGATACAATGATGAATGAACAAGTGGGGTACCTCACCTCAAGAAACTGTTAGTGTAGAGTTAGGGTACTTGTTATAGATGATGTCAAAGGAACTAGACGGAGAGACAGGTGGATTCCTTCAATCTTAACATCCTGTGATTTTGTTCTCTAGGTCTTGGTCCTTTCCTCACCGTATCAATAAGCCACCATCTCAGAACCAGCAGCCCATGTTCTCATTCCTCTGACATGGGCAGTTCTGAGGTCTCCCTTACTAGCTGCTTGTCACTACACAGCAAGATAACCAGGGTCCCACCCTTGGGCTCCCAGATACAAAAGTCCCCAGATAACCCCGCGCTTGCTGTTTCTGTCCCCAGAATCTGTCACTGCCTGTGTTCCTCCTCCCAGAGCACAGCCTGTCCTATAATACTGCCTGGAGGACACGGTGTCCCCATGTGGGAGCTGCTTTTGACCAGCCCCGCAAGCCCTCAACAGCAGCTATGCCCTGTGGTTTCAAGAGGAGAGCGCCCCCCCCTTTCCCCTGTTGTGTTCTTTTCTCACCAATCAGAGCCATGCCAACCACCAGACAGTGGCATGTGACCCCTCGGACCTTCTCAGAGTACTTTTGACCTTTGAGCTTTGGGGAGGGATGCAGGGGTGTGGTTAATGTCTCAGCCTGGTCCACGCCAGTCCTGGCTGATGATCCTTTTTGAAGCACTAACCCATGTGCACAGAGGAGTCTATTATCTTTAGGTCACCCAAGGAGCCAGAGGTCACTGGGGGAGCTTCAGTCCTAAAAGTCTGGGGCACTGCTGGGATATACTGATGTGGGCTGCACCAGAATCCAGAAAACATCCTTCTTTCTAGAGAAACTCTGGCaactatttattaatatttgtttgtttctagATAGCTAGTGGAAGTTGCTgtaacacaggaagctcagcttgctgctctgtgacaacctagaggggtgggatgggctagggggtgggagggaggttcaagagagaggggacatatgcatacctatgactgatccacattgttgtacggcagaaaccaacattgtaaagcaattatcccccaaataaaaataaaaaagaaatgaaattctgataaataCCTTACAGTACAGGTGTACCCTGAGAACATTATGCCAAGtggaagaagtcagacacaaaagtaAAACTattgtatgatgtcacttacatgaaCTACCTAGAATAGGCAAAGTCTAAGAGACAGCACAAGCCATCAGCAGAAACTGGAGTGGAGGAGTGAtaatggataattgctttatggacACAGGGTTTCTGTTTGGGTCACGAAGAAATTTTggagatagtggtgatggttgtacaacattgtgaatgtaattaatgcctctaaattgtacacttaaaatggcaaattttgtgttatatatattataccacaataaaaataaaactaaaacatcATAAAGTCCCAACACTACATAAATCTATGAAGTGGAAAGCAAAATCCCATTCTCCCGCAAACAGACCTGTTGAATTTACCGTCGAGGCCTATCGATGTCTTTCTTCTGTGACAGCCCCTTGTGCAGTGTGCATCCCCCCTTCTGTCTGGGGCCCTGGACAGAGCTCACTGTTCTCCTTATGCTGGGCTCACCCTGGAGGCACCACAGCCTGTTAGTTAAAAGTCAAACTCTCTAGCTGGATGGCCTGGGTTTCAATCTCAAATTTCCACCACTGCTAGATCACGTGCTTCACCATCCTGAACTGCCCTTTCCTCACCTACTGCATCTTTGAAGTCTCTGTCTGTTGTGAGGATTGTATGAGTCAATGTGGTACAACAATTTTTAAAGACACCTAGCATTAATGCGTGTCAACTTTAGGGCCATCTCTGTAGTTAAAACTTCTAGAAGCTTCTGCCACTGGTTGCTCTTCATTGGCCACCattttgggggtggggcagggtatAGCTTCCTCTTTCAATCCTTGATGTCCCTTGGTGTTGTTCCCTTGAAAGGCCTAAACTCCATTCTGGGAAGGTCAAGTTATTTGGGACAAAGGCTTGAACTGGCTCTTCTCTGGGGCTCCCTCCTGGGAGAGCCCACCTCAGATCACAGCTGGCTGTGCTGGTGAGACTGCTTGGGGCCGAATTCtcttcccctgcctcctgccccatttacatttttttacatttaaaatctctcagtcgtgtcagactccttgagaccccatggactatacagtccatggaattctccagaccaaaatactggagtgggtagcctttcccttctccaggggatcttcccaacccagttgtTGGCAACTCCAGCCCCAGACCAACAGGCCCCTTTGCAGGAGGCTCCTGGGCAGAATTCACCAGGGCCCCCAAGCGCCTACTCCTCCCCACCTCTCAGGACTCTGACACATCTCCGGGCCCCATTCCTCGACTCTGCAGATCATGGGTTTAGCAGTCAAAAAAACCTCTGACATAAGCAAGAATCGATTTTATAACAGAAgtgaggtggggtgggtggaATAAACCAAAATTCACCCAAAGAAGTCAGATTAAAGGCACAGAAGATCTTAGACCAGGAGGGACAGTCTTCCCCACTGTGCCGTGAACTCCCCAGAGCCCAGGACCTCGTCCTGACCACACTGGTGGTGCCCTTGGGGTGAAGCCCagtgtcagattctttaccaccgagccacctgggaagtccaaagtgTGACATCTTTATCCACCTCCCCTCAGGGctctccccacacccctcccGGCACACCCTGCCCCCGTAGTCTCATCTCCCAGCACCCCAGTCGCTCTAAGCATCCCCTGCTGACCCATCTAAGCTTTGCTCGCGGTGCTCCCTGCCGCCCTCAGCTCCCACAACACCAAGAAGCCCCACTGTAACCACACTGGGCTAGTTTCTCAGCAGCTTTATTGAGAAGTGAGAGGGAGCATCACTTTCCACTGGACATGTATCCACAGGTCTGTACAAGAACTGCTTtgggacagacagacagggggcagggcagggcaggtgtcgggggtggggcgggggcaccAGGGGCAACTCAGCCCCCCAGAGGGGCGGGCGTCTCCTCCTGcgcggggagggcgggggccTGGCTCTCTTTCTCCTTGAGGGTGTTGAAGAAGCTGCTGACCTTGTCCCTCAGATCCTTCTCCAGGAAACTCAGGTGATCTTCCACGTCCCCCGCCAGGGGGCCCAGCTTCTGCCTGAGCGCATCCAGCTGCTGCACCGTGGCCTTGTTGAAGGTCTCGCCGTAGGGCCCCACCGTGCGGCGGAAGTCCTCCACCTGCTGCTCCAGGTGGCTGCTCAGCTCGGCCAGCGACTTCTGCAGGCCCTCGGCGTTGCCCAGCTGACTGCCATGCACGCTGCTGACAACGGGCACCAGCCTCTGCCGCAGCTCCTCGGCTTTGGCCGAGATCTTGGCCTTCAGCTCCTCGGCATGCTTCTTCATCTGAAAGGCCAGGCCCTCCAGCTGGTGGTTGAGCTTCCCCTGGACGTCCTGAGCATAAGGGGCCAGGCTGCGGCGCAGTTCCTCCAGGTTCTCATCGATCTTGGTCTGGAGCTGGTCCGCGTAGGGCGTCAGGTGCCCCTTGAGCTCCTCCACTCGCTGGTTGACCGTGGCCTGGAGCTCCTCGGCGTAGGGCGCCAGCGAGGCCTGCAGCTGGTCCCTGTTCTGCCGCATCACCGTCTCCATGCGCTGTGCGTAGACCGTCAGCTGGCGCCGTAGCTGCTGCGCCTGGGTGTCGACCTGGGTGCGCAGCTCCTCTGCGTATGGCCCCAGGCGCTGCTGCAGCTCGCGCACGTTGTCCCCGATCTTCTGGCTCACCTCATTGGCGTGGGGCAGCAGCCGGGCCCGCAGCTCCTCCAGCTCCTTCCGAATCTCCTCCTTCAGCTTCTCGGAGTCCTTGGTCAGCCGTTCATGCAGTTCCGTGGCAAAGGGCACCAGCTTCTTCTGCAGGTCGTCCGTGTAGGTGCTCACTTCCCCAAGTTTATCTTGGAAGAGGGTGCTGCGGGGAAAGGACGCAAGGAGGCCACCGTGAGGCTTGGCATTCCcgcctgcgtgctaagtcgcttcagttagcgcaaagtgtccgactctttgcgacccctggactgtaagcccgccaggctcctctactgGGGCCTTAGCTCTTTCCATACGGCTCACCTTTCACACACCTGCCTAAGACAGGTGAGCGTGCAGGACAATGAGTTCACCCATCTTTTCCTATGGTGGATGGCGATTTAAGCAAGTGGATGTAATTGGTCAATGTAATACATTGACCTTGTACCTCTGGATCTCCCCTGGAGCTTGAGTCACAGTATCTATTAATACCTATCATGTGAGCTGGAGCAGTGGGCTTGCctctccttatctgtaaagcaGAAGGAGTGGACTTTGAGGTCCTTCTCAGCCCAGGTGTGCTGTGGCTGTGTGCACACCACATGTTGCAGAGATCACATGTGATGTTCTGGGCCTCTTCTAGCATCTTCTAGTCACACCAGGCACTGGTCTCCCTGCCGTGTGACACCCCCAGAGGCTTCCCAAATATCCTCACCCCTGCCCTTCCCATGATTTCACAGAGGCCTGTCCTGGAATGTATTAGAAGCCAGCTCAT comes from Dama dama isolate Ldn47 chromosome 1, ASM3311817v1, whole genome shotgun sequence and encodes:
- the APOA4 gene encoding apolipoprotein A-IV, with translation MFLKAVVLSLALVAVTGAQAEVNADQVATVIWDYFSQLGNNAKKAVEHIQKSELTQQLNTLFQDKLGEVSTYTDDLQKKLVPFATELHERLTKDSEKLKEEIRKELEELRARLLPHANEVSQKIGDNVRELQQRLGPYAEELRTQVDTQAQQLRRQLTVYAQRMETVMRQNRDQLQASLAPYAEELQATVNQRVEELKGHLTPYADQLQTKIDENLEELRRSLAPYAQDVQGKLNHQLEGLAFQMKKHAEELKAKISAKAEELRQRLVPVVSSVHGSQLGNAEGLQKSLAELSSHLEQQVEDFRRTVGPYGETFNKATVQQLDALRQKLGPLAGDVEDHLSFLEKDLRDKVSSFFNTLKEKESQAPALPAQEETPAPLGG